The genomic interval GGTTATGAGGTTATAGATGTTGTTTCCTCTGGGGAAAAAGCAATAGAAAAATCATTGGAATTACAGCCAGATCTTGTTTTAATGGATATTTTACTTAAAGGAGACATGACTGGAATAGATGCTGCTAGAGAAATCAAAAGCAAGATGGAAATTCCAATTATTTATCTTACTGCATACAGCGATGATGAAACATTTGAAGGTGCTAAAATCACCCAGCCATATGCTTATTTAATAAAACCATTTCAGGATAATGAACTTAGATTTGCCATTGAAATGGCTTTTTACGGCCATGAGAGGCAGCTAGAACTAAAAAAAAGTGAATCGCATTACAGATTTCTTGCAGAAAGTACTCCGGACATGATTTTCATCATTAACCCTGATTTATCCGTGAATTATGTTAATGAATCCTCTTTAAAATATCTTAAAAAACCCAAAGATGAGATAATTGGCAGGTCTCTTAAAGAAATTTTCCCAGCAAGTGTATTTAAATCTCAAAAAAAGACCCTAAATGATATATTCCGCAATGGTAAGTCCCTCTGTTCAGAAGATTTAATAATATTTCCAGACGATGAATTATGGCTTAACACCTGCTTTAAACCATTAAAAGATGATAATGGTTCAGTTTATGCCATAATGGGAATCTCCAGAAATGTTTCTAAGTTTAAAAAAATACAGGAAGAGCTCCAGGGTAAGGATGACTTTAATTTTGATATTATTGAAAGTATCAGCCAACCTGTATTTTATAAAGATAAATTAGGTTTATACAGGGCTTGTAATCGTGCTTTTGAGGAGTTATTGGGCTTATCTAAAGAAGATATTATTGGTAAAACAGTTTATGATATTGCCCCTCGAAGGATGGCTGATAAATATCTGGAAATGGATCAGAAACTATTTGAAACCCCTGGAGCCCAGTATTATGAGTCAGAGGTTCAACATGTTGATGGCAGTGTTAGGGACATTATTTTTAATAAAATCACTTTAAATGATTCAGAAGGGAATTTAAAAGGAATTTTAGGATTAATGGTAGATATCACTTCTCAAAAAAGAATTCCTAATGGATTACAGAAATCAAAAAACCAACAGGATGCAGTAATTAGGGAGATGCATACTTGTATTCAAAAAAACTTGAAACTAGTTTCGAATTTAATGGGTCTTCAGGCTGATTCGATAAATGACAATAATATTTCTATGATGTTTAGGGAAAACCAGAAAAGAGTGCAGGTTATGGCTTTAATGTATGAAAAACTTTCCTTTTATGATGATCCGACACATATAGAATTTGGTAATTATTTAAAAAGCTTGGTAAGTCTGTTTATAAATTTTTATAAGCCTAAAGGATACTATATAGATCATCAGGTGAATGCAGAGAAAATAAATATGAGTATGGATTGTGCCATACCACTAGCGTTTATTGCCCATGAACTGGTTTCTAATAGTCTAAAACATGCATTTAACCAGGATAAGAAGGGTGAGCTAATTGTTACTCTAGAAAAAGACAGTTCATATTGGATTATGGGTGTAAAAGATAATGGTGTTGGTTTACCGGATAACTTCAATTTTTTGAAATCAGAAAATTTGGGTTTTAAAATAGTAAAAATTATACTTGATGAGGTAAATGGTGAATTAGATTTTAAAAATGAAAATGGTGTTCAGTTCATAATCAGGATTCCAAAGATTATTGATAATTGAATGAATTAAAAAAATAATATTTTAGTATACGTTGTTTTCAGATTCTAAAACTCATCAACTGATTAATTTAAGATAATACTCAGGATTGGGAGGTTTTTTATGGATTTAGAGGATTTAGAAATTCTTCTGGTGGAAGACAACCCTACTGATGCCGAATTAACAATGAGGGCTTTAAAGAGAAAAAATTTGGCTAATAAACTGGTCTGGGTTAAAGACGGTGAACAAGCTCTTAATTTTATTTATGCCCAGGGCCAGTATGCTGATAGAGATCCACAAGATCTGCCTAAACTTATCTTGCTTGATCTGCGCATGCCTAAGGTAGATGGTCTGGAAGTTTTAAAGACTATAAAGGCGGATGAACGAACCAGTAAAATACCTGTGGTGGTCCTCACATCTTCCCAGGAAGACCGGGATATTGTGGAAAGTTACAAGTTGGGTGTTAACAGTTATGTGAGCAAACCAGTTGAATTTGATGATTTCATAGAAGCAGTTTCAACTTTAGGATTATACTGGATGCTCATAAACAAGCCACCATAATCTTTATACTGACAAGATAAAATTGGTATTTTAGTATTAAATCTGCGAGAGATCTCTGATAACTATATTCGGTGCATTAATCGGTTATATGGTAGAAACATGTCAAAAACCATTAAAATTCTGATCCTGGAGGATGTTCCATTAGATGTAGAATTAATGGAAAGAGAGCTTAAAAGGGAAAATATAAGTTTTATTTCCCGTCGCGTGGAAACCGAAGAAGAATACATTAATAAATTAAAAGAGTTCCAACCAGATGTTATTTTAGCTGACCATTCCCTACCTTACTTTGATGGCATATCAGCAATGAATATAGCACAAAGCATGGCACCTGACACTCCATTTATATTTGTCAGTGGACAGATGGGAGAAGAATTTGCAGTTGAGATGCTTAAAAAAGGAGCAACTGATTACGTTCTCAAACATAACCTTTCTAAGTTAGGGCACGCGGTTAAAAGGGCTATTAAGGAAGCAGATGAATACATTGGAAAGAAAACGGCCCAGGAAAGATTGGCCCAAAGTGAGAAAAAATACAAAGCTCTTTTTGATCTTTCACCCTATTATGTTCTGGTTTTAGATCCAAATGGTATTATCCTGGATATTAACAAGCATCTGGAGGAAGATAGTGGATTATCCCGGG from Methanobacteriaceae archaeon carries:
- a CDS encoding PAS domain-containing protein, which encodes MSKNLKILVVEDEALTALELQKKLVSWGYEVIDVVSSGEKAIEKSLELQPDLVLMDILLKGDMTGIDAAREIKSKMEIPIIYLTAYSDDETFEGAKITQPYAYLIKPFQDNELRFAIEMAFYGHERQLELKKSESHYRFLAESTPDMIFIINPDLSVNYVNESSLKYLKKPKDEIIGRSLKEIFPASVFKSQKKTLNDIFRNGKSLCSEDLIIFPDDELWLNTCFKPLKDDNGSVYAIMGISRNVSKFKKIQEELQGKDDFNFDIIESISQPVFYKDKLGLYRACNRAFEELLGLSKEDIIGKTVYDIAPRRMADKYLEMDQKLFETPGAQYYESEVQHVDGSVRDIIFNKITLNDSEGNLKGILGLMVDITSQKRIPNGLQKSKNQQDAVIREMHTCIQKNLKLVSNLMGLQADSINDNNISMMFRENQKRVQVMALMYEKLSFYDDPTHIEFGNYLKSLVSLFINFYKPKGYYIDHQVNAEKINMSMDCAIPLAFIAHELVSNSLKHAFNQDKKGELIVTLEKDSSYWIMGVKDNGVGLPDNFNFLKSENLGFKIVKIILDEVNGELDFKNENGVQFIIRIPKIIDN
- a CDS encoding response regulator, which gives rise to MDLEDLEILLVEDNPTDAELTMRALKRKNLANKLVWVKDGEQALNFIYAQGQYADRDPQDLPKLILLDLRMPKVDGLEVLKTIKADERTSKIPVVVLTSSQEDRDIVESYKLGVNSYVSKPVEFDDFIEAVSTLGLYWMLINKPP